One genomic region from Halococcus qingdaonensis encodes:
- a CDS encoding RNA-binding protein, whose translation MSGVPFHYIDLRTFCYATEDEARVQGALRQFLPDEVAIDRIENEGFNGDRIVVLSARVENADEIRHVLDELAAIDLDTIRSELEERVDENCSLFLRLDKQAAYGGRVERGPGIELRAKIEAYPAKKAAAVENAADALESRA comes from the coding sequence ATGAGCGGCGTTCCGTTCCACTACATCGACCTGCGGACTTTCTGCTATGCGACCGAGGACGAGGCGCGCGTCCAGGGTGCGCTCCGGCAGTTCCTCCCCGACGAGGTCGCGATCGACCGTATCGAAAACGAGGGGTTCAACGGCGATCGCATCGTCGTGCTGTCGGCTCGCGTCGAGAACGCCGACGAGATCCGCCACGTGCTCGACGAACTCGCCGCGATCGACCTCGACACGATCCGCAGCGAACTCGAAGAGCGCGTCGACGAGAACTGTTCGCTGTTCTTGCGTCTCGACAAACAGGCGGCCTACGGCGGACGAGTCGAGCGCGGCCCGGGGATCGAACTCCGTGCGAAGATCGAGGCCTACCCCGCGAAGAAGGCAGCGGCCGTCGAGAACGCCGCCGACGCGCTCGAATCGCGGGCGTAA
- a CDS encoding DUF6789 family protein, whose translation MSRSDSVIAAIAGESQSEAENDVVAVVKGGVIGAIAGGVGLLAMAPILWAGVALGVIDSAAFSELAYLGLGRPDNALLGYVIFAGGGMTTWPLLFAVLNDYLPGRTMVQSGFGFATIMWTGFLVAFYSSQAGLALVLYLLLTLLAHWAYGVLLGLVFAIIAQRTEVLFVTTNTMSVSKEI comes from the coding sequence ATGTCACGGTCCGATTCGGTCATCGCGGCGATCGCGGGCGAATCACAGAGCGAGGCCGAAAACGATGTCGTCGCCGTGGTCAAGGGCGGCGTCATCGGTGCGATCGCCGGCGGGGTCGGCCTGCTCGCGATGGCACCGATCCTCTGGGCCGGGGTCGCCCTCGGCGTCATCGACAGCGCAGCCTTCTCGGAACTCGCCTATCTCGGCCTCGGACGGCCGGATAACGCGCTGCTCGGCTACGTCATCTTCGCCGGCGGCGGCATGACGACGTGGCCGCTGCTGTTCGCCGTACTCAACGACTATCTCCCCGGTCGGACGATGGTCCAGAGCGGGTTCGGCTTCGCCACCATCATGTGGACCGGGTTCCTCGTCGCCTTCTACAGCTCACAGGCCGGACTGGCGCTCGTGCTCTACCTGCTGTTGACGCTGCTGGCCCACTGGGCCTACGGGGTCCTGCTCGGACTCGTGTTCGCGATCATCGCCCAGCGGACGGAGGTGCTGTTCGTCACGACGAACACGATGAGCGTGAGCAAGGAAATCTGA
- the pyrI gene encoding aspartate carbamoyltransferase regulatory subunit — MNEYDGSGDGIDEEGGEESAHELRISKIRNGTVIDHIAGGHAPDVLAILGIDSATDEVVSIGMNVPSDRLGYKDVVKIEGRELSQDEVEVISLVAPAASINIIREYDVIEKNRVERPATVEGVLSCPNRNCITTADEPVATRFEVLDDGVRCLYCGTIIRRRLTDHIDV, encoded by the coding sequence CGACGAGGAGGGTGGCGAGGAGTCGGCACACGAACTCCGGATCAGCAAGATCCGCAACGGCACCGTCATCGATCACATCGCGGGCGGGCACGCGCCGGACGTGCTCGCCATTTTGGGCATCGACAGCGCTACCGACGAGGTCGTCAGCATCGGGATGAACGTCCCCTCGGACAGGCTCGGCTACAAGGACGTGGTGAAGATCGAGGGACGCGAGCTCAGTCAGGACGAAGTCGAGGTCATCTCGCTCGTCGCGCCAGCGGCCTCGATCAACATCATCCGCGAGTACGACGTGATCGAGAAGAATCGTGTCGAGCGGCCGGCGACCGTCGAGGGCGTGCTCTCGTGTCCGAACCGCAACTGCATCACCACCGCGGACGAACCGGTTGCCACCCGCTTCGAGGTGCTCGACGACGGCGTGCGCTGTCTGTACTGCGGGACGATCATCCGCCGACGCTTGACCGATCACATCGACGTCTGA